The sequence atttcagcatttttgtatacatttttttgtgtTACTTGAAcaccatttattttatattttatactaaaataattatttgattccCTTATTGGTATCTATATGTGACAACATCCATGATGGTGTAAATTTGAACGCTCCGGTTTTCACTGTGTACTGGACCTTTCACCATGTAATCTGGCGCAGGGATCCATTGCTAATGGAATTAATAACCACGGAAGAACAGAAATAAAGTCTAAGTTTTAAAAAGCTATCTCTTCATTTCAGCTCCATCGGTTTTCAGCGGTGCACAGACGGGCAGAGAGACAGTCTTCAAAAACAAAGCCCCACCCAAAGAAGAACTGCCTTATGACCCCACAACGTGTTACATCTGTGGAGCAAAGCTCAAGTAAGAATTGAATGcacgtgtgtttttttttaagaatattcaagatggccgccatatttACCTTCGCGCATTATGGAAACATCGGTTTTCTGATTCAGAAATTACCATGCTattatcatggaggaaggaagcaATACAGATTCAAAGAGTGTATTTGCCTATCCCCCCAAAAActtaaacaaatgtttaaatCTTTATAATATATTGTTCTCCTGACTATTCACCGCAACGCATACAGTctactgcaaaacaaaaacagatggccGCAGTTATCAACAATTGAAATGTCTATAACGAAAGAGGGACAAAGTTACAACACTTTTTAAATGTTAGTGAGGTTAGAGGGCGTACTCGAAACAATACACATGTAACATTAATATGAATGATGTACTTGGAAATTATTTTGTACGTTTTAGTATGTTTTGTTTGACAATTTCTCATCCTATATACTGTTCTTATTTTTCAGGGGGAAATTCTCCAAAGTACAGAAGAAAAACATTCACTTCGACTGCTTTAACTGCTCCGTATGTGGAGACAACTTGAGAAACATGGGTACAGAAATAACTTAATAATACCCTTTGTTTTGACATGGTATCAAATAAATGGATTTTTAACATGCTTTTCGTGTTTATAACCGTGAATACTGTTTATAAAAGTGCCGATTTTCACATGTGATTTTCCGTGACCACCATAAAAAAAGGTTGTAAGCCTAAATAAACTGGACGAAATGTTTGAACCCCTTTTGGCGGGAAAGTCGGAGAAGTGTAATGTTTGTATGACAATATGACAAAATTATCGTCTGTAACCTTTGAAACAGACAACGGGCGCCAAACACGTCGGTGGTTTTCGgttctcgtgtgaaaggggcttattGGAAAAGCGAAGGAAGGATATGGGCTTATTGGAAAAGCTAAGGAAGGGGTCTAGAAAAAGTGTAGGCCCCTATTATCGTCCTTCTCAATTGAGAATATTTACTGGCAAATTTATACATCTTGttcattaaagacactattcattaaagacactattggtaattgtcaaagaccagtcttctcacttggtgtatctcaacaaatgcataaaataacaaacctgtaaatttgagctcaatcggtcgtcaaatttgcgagatactaccaatgaaagaaaaacacccttgtcacacgactgcttgatttcgagacctcaaattctaaccttgaggtctcaaaatcaaattcgtggaaaattacttgtttctcgaaaactacgtcacttcagagggagctgtttctcacaatgttttataccatcaacctctccacattactcgtaatcaagaaaggttttatggtgatagttattttgagtaattaccaatagtgttcactgccttttaAGGGTTATAATGTGTGTTTGTTGTTGAAGAAtcacaaaataatttctttttttcccttttgtcCCAGGACACTTCGAGAAGGATGGCAAGTTCTATTGTCGAAATGATCGCCCTTATTAAATCAACACACCTTGAGCTGATACGCATTAATATAATTCAATCGAGACTTTTAATGTAAATCACATTCGGCGACTGAATCCAATAGTAGTGAGGTTTCGCATGCTAACGGATACGGTTAGTGCGACGGATACGTCATCATTATGACGTCCATTATGCTACTCGCTATCCGCTATACGTGCAGACgacactggtatcctgcttgctACACGTATAGTAGGCTACGGATAGCTGTGCGTATGCGTGCGAAACCATCCAAACAGTATTCGGCATGAATTATGACCTCGCCAGCAAGTTGGAGTGAAAGGTCAAGTGTATCTATAAGAtctatgggcccaatttcacaaaaccagAAAACTCCGAAATTCCATAGTGTTTACATTGTTTGCAAATGAATTTGCTTAGTTTTTAGTGTTTTCAAGTTAAaagagctttatgaaattgtgccattGAAGGATCGTCACATGGTTACAGCCTATGTTTCTATTATCACATCTCAAAATCATGATGGAATTGCCAAagcttaacaaaacaaaactggggGAAATTATCTAATTAATTTCAAACCCCCAGAACACTTGAATCTGAAATAcgtctcagattgtgttttccaataTTACGGATTCTTCTTTTTGAGCTGCGATGTTATAGGCCTATTTACCGCTCCCGATTTTTCGGCATATtattatcttaaaggaacacgttgccttggatcggtcgagttggtctttgaaaagcgtttgtaaccgtttgttataaagtgcataaaaaaaatattatgggtggaaagatattttaaaagtagaatacaatgatccacacaaacatgcctcaacaatgcacggttttccttttacctcgtcgactaacacggtcggccatttatgggagtcaaataattatttgactcccataaatggccgaccgtgttagttcgcacagtaaaaggaaaagcacgcaatttcgaggatcattgtattctacttttaaaacatctttccaaccatatgcattttataaaaaacggttacaaacgcttttttatagaccaactcgtccgatccaaacgtgttcctttaaaaaacaataccACCTTTTGACATGAAATTCCCACACTGGTAGTTTTATTGTAGTTTTATCCATATGTAAGCATTTAACAATACTAACGATTCAAAAAGCAGAATAAATGCCGTTCTCCGTAAATTTAACTGAACAACGTAGTTTGAATAAAAGTTAGATTTCACCTGCCATGTGTTTCCGATGGTAGTCGATTCTGCTGAAATGCATGTGAAGCGTGACTCGGCATGAACAATTATAATAAGATACTTGTTGAATGGACATCGCAGACCTAAAGTACAACTCAACAGTTGTTTTCGTATTTTGTTATCAATTTGTCTTTAGAAAAGAGACTGTAATTCTCAACTATAGAAAACCAAATTGCACGTTATAAAGGCAAAAGACTGAATTTCCTTACCGGACAAATTTTCCTTGTTTTGTCGTTCGTTCTGAAGAGGTATACCCTTTctaagaacaatggatttacctggtaagtatcCTTGCCCTCTAGAGTTCTCAAAGCCTCCCATTGGCAATTTAAGTATAAAggggcagtggatactattggtaattactcacaataattgttagcataaaacttacttggtaacaaacaatggtgagctgttgatagtataaaacattgtgataaacggccccctctgaaataacgtagttttcgaggtagaagtaatttttttcctgaatttgattttgagacctcaaagtaTAGATtatgaggtcctgaaatcaaacatctgatgtcacacaacttcgtgtgaaaagggtgttttttctttcattatcatctcgcaaaaGGCTTCGAAGACATATTTTCGATTTAACAACCCTTAGACAAAAAAACTTTCGCTTTTGAACGATAAATCttgtttattatgttttttgtcGTAATCGAAGTTTTATATATGAAGGCACTTCGTGTCTTTGTTTTTAGATTGTGTAATAGATGCTTTGTCATTATAGGGAAAAGTGAGCTCTTTGTTTTAAGTCTCTTTGATTCATTAGGTAAATTGTTATAAAAGTTGCTAAATTATTAAATagttacaaatattatttaatatatattAATTTCGAAACATGTGCCTTATTTTAAACGTATAATAAAGAAGTATAATCGCTTTACCAAACTAAATATtcgtttttttgtgtgttggcGTGTGTGTATTCTTGACTTAGGGATAtgcctattaaaggcagtggacactattggtaattactcaaaatagttattagcataaaaccttacttcgtaacgagtaaagaggagaggttggtagtataaaacattgtgagaaacagctccctctgaaatggagtagtttttgataaagaagtaattttccacgaatttgacttcaagacatcaagtttagaatttgaggtcccgaaatcaagcatctgaaagcacacaacttcgtgtgacaagggtgtttttttctttcatagttatctcgcaactccgatgaccaatcgagctcaaattttcacaggtttgttattttatacatatgttgagatacagcaagtggaaagactggtctttgacatttaccaatagtgtccactggctttaactgcAAAGGAGCatcaagaaaaacatttaaacgGAAACAATAAAACCCCAAA comes from Asterias amurensis chromosome 3, ASM3211899v1 and encodes:
- the LOC139935341 gene encoding uncharacterized protein, with the protein product MASLQGVDPEFLPPVDKPTVDQQDIADTGEGLLSNRFTVSESFRKLETGEAPSVFSGAQTGRETVFKNKAPPKEELPYDPTTCYICGAKLKGKFSKVQKKNIHFDCFNCSVCGDNLRNMGHFEKDGKFYCRNDRPY